A portion of the Pseudarthrobacter sp. L1SW genome contains these proteins:
- a CDS encoding DUF721 domain-containing protein, whose protein sequence is MSRDNEKGGGLQPGRDPDNIDAPQVALNRMREAAAARGEIRRAAHRPGTSKAKKGTRDTRGFSQFHGTGRDPLGLGKVVGRLVAERGWTSPVAVGSVMAEWATLVGPEISAHCTPESFTDTTLHVRCDSTAWATQLRLLSTSLLEKFRVELGDGVVTSIQVLGPAAPSWRKGGRSVNGRGPRDTYG, encoded by the coding sequence ATGAGCAGGGACAATGAGAAAGGCGGCGGGCTGCAGCCCGGCCGCGACCCCGACAACATCGACGCCCCGCAGGTTGCCCTGAACCGGATGCGGGAGGCCGCCGCGGCGCGCGGCGAAATCCGCAGGGCAGCCCACCGCCCGGGCACCTCAAAGGCCAAAAAAGGCACCCGCGACACCCGCGGCTTCAGCCAGTTCCATGGCACCGGCCGCGACCCCCTTGGCCTGGGCAAGGTGGTGGGACGCCTGGTGGCGGAACGCGGCTGGACCTCCCCGGTGGCGGTGGGATCCGTGATGGCCGAGTGGGCAACCCTGGTTGGCCCTGAGATCTCGGCCCACTGCACCCCGGAAAGCTTCACCGATACCACCCTGCACGTCCGCTGTGACTCAACTGCCTGGGCCACCCAGCTGCGGCTCCTCAGTACCAGCCTCCTCGAGAAGTTCCGGGTGGAGCTGGGCGACGGAGTTGTCACCAGCATCCAGGTGCTTGGCCCTGCGGCGCCGAGCTGGCGCAAGGGCGGGCGCTCGGTAAACGGCCGCGGCCCCCGGGACACGTACGGGTAG
- the gyrA gene encoding DNA gyrase subunit A, whose protein sequence is MSDETPENPAPDAGTPDTVLEGDVLIDRVEQVDLQTEMQRSYLDYAMAVIVGRALPDVRDGLKPVHRRVLYAMFDGGYRPDRSFNKCARVVGEVMGQYHPHGDTAIYDALVRLIQDWTMRYPLALGQGNFGSPGNDGAAAPRYTETKMAPLAMEMVRDIDEETVDFQDNYDGKNQEPTILPARFPNLLVNGSSGIAVGMATNIPPHNLREVADGVQWYLANPDASREELLEELLLRVKGPDFPTGATILGHKGIEDAYRTGRGSVTMRAVVNVEELQGRTCLVVTELPYQANPDNLAIKIAELVKDGKIQGIADLRDETSGRTGQRLVIVLKRDAVAKVVLNNLYKHTELQSNFSANMLAIVDGVPRTLSLDAFIRHWVTHQMDVIARRTRYRLRKAEEEAHILRALLKALDMLDEVIALIRASNTTEAARDGLMELLDIDELQARAILDMQLRRLAALERQKIQDRHAELEALIAEYNQILGSEQRQREIISTELGEIVDKHGDDRRTRILMGFDGDMSMEDLIPEEEMVVTITRGGYVKRTRSDNYRSQQRGGKGIKGAQLRGDDVVEHFFVTTTHHWLLFFTNLGRVYRAKAYELMEAGRDAKGQHVANLMAFQPDEHIAQVLDLKDYQQAPYLVLATKRGLVKKTRLEDYDTNRSAGVIAINLRDGDELVSAQLVSETDDLLLVSRKGQSIRFTATEDALRPMGRATSGVTGMKFREEDELLAANVVTDGSYVFIVTEGGYAKRTAVEEYRLQGRGGLGIKVAKLAEERGDLVGALIVQEEDEVLVVMEGGKVVRSSVAGVPAKGRDTMGVIFAKPDKNDRIIEVARNSERGLEGEESPEDDVTLAEDGGSLEESASPALAEEPPAVESEDASGNAEPNEDYTEVTSE, encoded by the coding sequence ATGAGCGACGAAACACCCGAGAACCCGGCCCCCGACGCCGGTACTCCGGACACCGTTCTTGAAGGCGACGTGCTGATCGACCGCGTGGAGCAGGTGGACCTCCAGACAGAAATGCAGCGGTCCTACCTGGACTACGCCATGGCTGTCATCGTGGGCCGTGCCCTCCCCGACGTGCGGGACGGCCTGAAGCCGGTCCACCGCCGGGTCCTTTACGCAATGTTCGACGGCGGCTACCGGCCGGACCGTTCCTTCAACAAGTGTGCCCGTGTGGTGGGCGAGGTGATGGGCCAGTACCACCCCCACGGCGATACGGCCATCTACGACGCTTTGGTCCGCCTGATCCAGGACTGGACCATGCGCTACCCGCTGGCCCTCGGCCAGGGCAACTTCGGCTCCCCGGGCAACGACGGCGCTGCCGCACCCCGGTACACCGAAACGAAAATGGCCCCGCTTGCCATGGAAATGGTCCGGGACATCGACGAGGAAACCGTCGACTTCCAGGACAACTACGACGGCAAGAACCAGGAACCCACCATCCTGCCTGCCAGGTTCCCCAACCTGCTGGTGAACGGGTCCTCCGGCATCGCCGTCGGCATGGCCACCAACATTCCGCCGCACAACCTCCGCGAAGTAGCGGACGGCGTGCAGTGGTACCTGGCCAACCCCGACGCCAGCCGCGAGGAACTGCTGGAAGAACTCCTGTTGCGGGTCAAGGGTCCGGATTTCCCCACCGGCGCCACCATCCTGGGCCACAAGGGAATCGAGGATGCCTACCGGACCGGCCGCGGCTCCGTCACGATGCGTGCCGTGGTGAACGTGGAAGAGCTGCAGGGACGCACCTGCCTGGTGGTCACCGAGCTGCCCTATCAGGCAAACCCGGACAACCTGGCCATCAAGATCGCCGAGCTGGTCAAGGACGGCAAGATCCAGGGCATCGCGGACCTCCGTGATGAAACCTCCGGCCGCACCGGACAGCGGCTGGTCATTGTCCTCAAGCGCGATGCCGTGGCCAAGGTGGTGCTGAACAACCTCTACAAGCACACCGAACTGCAGAGCAACTTCTCCGCCAATATGCTGGCCATTGTTGACGGCGTGCCCCGCACCCTGAGCCTGGACGCGTTCATCCGGCACTGGGTGACGCACCAGATGGACGTCATCGCCCGCCGCACCCGGTACCGGCTGCGCAAGGCGGAGGAAGAAGCCCACATCCTGCGGGCGCTGCTGAAGGCACTGGACATGCTGGACGAGGTCATCGCCCTCATCCGTGCTTCCAACACCACCGAAGCGGCACGCGACGGCCTGATGGAACTGCTGGACATCGACGAACTGCAGGCCAGGGCGATCCTGGATATGCAGCTGCGCCGCCTCGCCGCCCTGGAGCGCCAAAAAATCCAGGACCGGCACGCCGAACTTGAAGCGCTGATCGCCGAGTACAACCAGATCCTTGGCTCGGAGCAGCGCCAGCGCGAGATCATCAGCACCGAGCTCGGCGAGATCGTGGACAAGCATGGAGATGACCGCCGCACCCGGATCCTCATGGGGTTCGACGGCGACATGTCCATGGAGGACCTCATTCCCGAAGAGGAAATGGTGGTCACCATTACCCGCGGCGGCTACGTCAAGCGCACCCGCAGCGACAACTACCGTTCGCAGCAGCGCGGCGGCAAGGGCATCAAGGGTGCCCAACTCCGTGGGGACGACGTCGTGGAGCACTTCTTCGTTACCACCACCCACCACTGGCTGCTGTTCTTCACCAACCTGGGCCGCGTGTACCGGGCCAAGGCCTATGAGCTGATGGAAGCGGGCCGCGACGCCAAGGGCCAGCACGTGGCCAACCTGATGGCGTTCCAGCCGGACGAACACATCGCCCAGGTCCTGGACTTGAAGGACTACCAGCAGGCTCCCTACCTGGTCCTGGCCACAAAGCGCGGCCTGGTGAAGAAGACCCGGCTCGAGGACTACGACACCAACCGGTCCGCCGGCGTGATTGCCATCAACCTGCGCGACGGCGACGAGCTGGTGTCCGCGCAGCTGGTGTCGGAAACCGACGACCTGCTGCTGGTCTCCCGCAAGGGCCAGTCCATCCGCTTCACCGCCACCGAGGATGCCCTCCGGCCCATGGGCCGGGCAACGTCCGGTGTCACCGGCATGAAGTTCCGTGAGGAGGACGAACTGCTCGCCGCCAATGTGGTGACCGATGGCTCCTACGTCTTCATCGTGACCGAGGGCGGGTACGCCAAGCGCACTGCGGTTGAAGAATACCGGCTCCAGGGACGCGGCGGGCTGGGCATCAAGGTAGCCAAGCTCGCGGAAGAACGCGGCGACCTGGTGGGCGCGCTGATCGTCCAGGAAGAGGACGAGGTGCTGGTGGTCATGGAGGGCGGCAAAGTGGTCCGCTCCTCCGTTGCCGGAGTCCCCGCCAAGGGACGGGACACCATGGGCGTGATCTTCGCCAAGCCGGACAAAAACGACCGGATTATCGAGGTGGCACGCAACAGCGAACGCGGCCTCGAGGGCGAGGAATCGCCGGAGGATGACGTAACGTTGGCTGAAGACGGCGGATCCCTCGAGGAATCAGCCAGCCCAGCATTGGCAGAAGAACCACCGGCCGTTGAGTCAGAGGACGCCTCGGGCAACGCTGAGCCGAACGAAGACTACACGGAGGTAACGAGTGAGTAA
- the recF gene encoding DNA replication/repair protein RecF — MYLEHLSLTDFRSYAQVDLALGPGVTVLVGYNGIGKTNLMEAIGYLATLSSHRVSSDAPLLRFGTDRALVRARLVRGGQTTVLELEINAGRANRGRINRSNPVRARDLLGICQTVLFAPEDLALVKGDPSNRRRFLDELLASLIPHHAATRSDYDRVLKQRNALLKSARAGKFTSAHEATLDVWDQHMAKAGAELLHARLELVERLRPHLARAYADLTDASKPADALYRSTLQNQMDDDGAALPSAAGTAGGGTSADVEDLRQFSVDQLAERYVRAFAESRRKELERGISLVGPHRDELELILGQAPAKGYASHGETWSMCLSLRLASYYVMLDDARTGGSAPILILDDVFAELDVQRRRKLAAIVSGAEQVLVTAAVDADIPEELSGRRVKVIPGGIDEQGQ; from the coding sequence GTGTACCTCGAACACCTCTCCCTGACCGACTTCCGCAGCTACGCCCAGGTTGACCTTGCCCTGGGTCCGGGAGTCACCGTCCTGGTTGGATACAACGGCATTGGCAAGACCAACCTGATGGAGGCCATCGGCTACCTGGCCACCCTCAGCTCCCACCGCGTCAGCTCGGATGCACCCCTCCTGCGGTTTGGAACGGACCGGGCTTTGGTGCGGGCACGCCTGGTCCGGGGCGGGCAGACCACGGTCCTGGAACTTGAGATCAACGCCGGCCGGGCAAACCGCGGCCGGATCAACCGCAGCAATCCGGTACGCGCGCGCGACCTGCTGGGCATCTGCCAGACCGTCCTCTTCGCTCCCGAAGACCTGGCCCTGGTCAAGGGGGATCCCTCGAACCGGCGCCGCTTCCTGGACGAGCTGCTCGCCAGCCTCATCCCGCACCATGCCGCAACGCGCAGCGACTATGACCGCGTGCTGAAGCAGCGCAATGCCCTGCTGAAGTCCGCCCGGGCGGGTAAGTTCACCTCCGCCCATGAGGCAACCCTTGATGTGTGGGACCAGCACATGGCGAAGGCGGGCGCTGAACTGCTCCATGCCAGGCTCGAGCTGGTGGAGCGGCTCCGCCCGCACCTGGCGCGTGCCTATGCGGACCTGACCGACGCGTCTAAACCGGCAGACGCCCTCTACCGCTCCACCCTCCAGAACCAGATGGACGACGACGGCGCCGCGCTTCCTTCCGCGGCCGGCACCGCGGGCGGAGGTACTTCGGCGGACGTGGAAGACCTGCGCCAGTTCTCGGTGGACCAGTTGGCGGAGCGGTACGTCCGAGCCTTCGCCGAATCACGCCGGAAGGAACTCGAACGGGGCATTTCGCTCGTTGGACCGCACCGCGACGAACTGGAACTGATCCTGGGCCAGGCGCCCGCCAAGGGCTATGCCTCCCATGGCGAAACCTGGTCCATGTGCCTCTCCCTGCGGCTCGCCTCCTATTACGTAATGCTGGACGACGCCCGTACCGGAGGTTCCGCTCCCATCCTGATCCTCGACGACGTTTTTGCCGAGCTGGACGTCCAGCGGCGGCGTAAACTGGCCGCAATAGTCTCCGGCGCTGAGCAGGTCCTGGTGACCGCCGCCGTCGACGCCGACATCCCGGAAGAGCTGTCCGGACGGCGGGTGAAGGTCATCCCGGGAGGAATTGATGAGCAGGGACAATGA
- the gyrB gene encoding DNA topoisomerase (ATP-hydrolyzing) subunit B, translated as MANDNTDILAAEPAVEDARTPDTPAPSATPREYGASDITVLEGLEAVRKRPGMYIGSTGPRGLHHLVYEVVDNSVDEALAGYCTHIEVVLQADGGVKVVDDGRGIPVDMHPTEHKPTVEVVMTILHAGGKFGGGGYAVSGGLHGVGISVVNALSSRVDTEVRRQGHVWRMSFADGGKPQGSLVKGEETDLTGTTQTFYPDPAIFETTEFDFETLRARFQQMAFLNKGLRITLTDERTAAEPDADADLDLDAVATEGEVTAEHRTVVYQYDEGLLDYVKHLNSGKKVDVVHEDVIAFETEDTERKIALEMAMQWTNAYSESVHTYANTINTHEGGTHEEGFRAAMTSLINRYAREKGIIKEKDDNLTGDDIREGLTAVISVKLAEPQFEGQTKTKLGNSEVKGFVQRVVTDGLGDWLERNPGPARDVIRKAISAAQARMAARKARDNARRKSPLESFGMPGKLSDCSSKNPEKCEVYIVEGDSAGGSAKRGRNPETQAILPLRGKILNVERARLDKALGNAEVQSMITAFGTGIGEDFDLSKLRYHKIVLMADADVDGQHITTLLMTLLFRYMRPLIEHGYVYLAQPPLYRIKWSNAAHDYVYSDRERDAKLVAGQAAGRRIPKDNGIQRYKGLGEMDYTELWDTTMDPDHRTLLQVTMDDALAADQIFSVLMGEDVESRRNFIQQNAKDVRFLDI; from the coding sequence GTGGCTAACGACAATACAGATATTCTGGCAGCTGAACCCGCAGTCGAGGATGCCCGAACGCCTGATACCCCGGCCCCATCGGCGACGCCGCGTGAATACGGTGCCAGCGACATCACTGTCCTTGAAGGCCTGGAAGCGGTACGCAAGCGCCCGGGCATGTACATCGGTTCGACAGGACCCCGCGGCCTCCACCACCTCGTCTACGAAGTTGTTGATAACTCGGTGGATGAGGCCCTTGCTGGCTACTGCACCCACATCGAGGTTGTCCTGCAGGCCGACGGCGGCGTGAAGGTTGTGGACGACGGCCGCGGCATTCCCGTGGACATGCACCCCACCGAGCACAAGCCCACGGTTGAAGTGGTCATGACCATACTGCACGCCGGCGGCAAGTTCGGCGGCGGCGGTTATGCGGTTTCCGGCGGCCTCCACGGTGTCGGCATCTCCGTGGTCAACGCACTTTCCAGCCGCGTTGATACTGAAGTGCGCCGCCAGGGCCATGTCTGGCGGATGTCCTTCGCGGACGGCGGCAAGCCCCAGGGCAGCTTGGTCAAGGGTGAGGAAACCGACCTTACGGGTACCACCCAGACCTTCTATCCGGATCCTGCGATCTTCGAAACCACCGAATTCGACTTTGAGACGCTGCGCGCCCGGTTCCAGCAGATGGCCTTCCTTAACAAGGGGCTTCGCATCACGCTGACGGATGAGCGCACCGCTGCCGAGCCGGATGCCGATGCCGACCTGGACCTTGACGCCGTCGCCACCGAGGGCGAAGTCACCGCAGAACACCGCACCGTGGTGTACCAGTACGACGAAGGCCTGCTGGACTACGTCAAGCACCTGAATTCCGGCAAGAAGGTGGATGTGGTCCACGAGGACGTCATCGCCTTCGAAACCGAGGACACGGAACGCAAGATAGCCCTCGAAATGGCGATGCAGTGGACCAACGCCTACTCCGAGAGCGTGCACACGTACGCCAACACCATCAACACCCATGAGGGCGGAACCCACGAAGAGGGCTTCCGTGCTGCCATGACCTCCCTGATCAACCGCTACGCGCGCGAAAAGGGAATCATCAAGGAAAAAGACGACAACCTGACCGGCGACGACATTCGCGAGGGCCTCACCGCCGTCATCTCCGTCAAGCTTGCCGAGCCCCAGTTCGAGGGCCAGACCAAGACCAAGCTGGGCAACTCCGAGGTCAAGGGCTTCGTCCAGCGCGTGGTCACCGACGGTTTGGGTGACTGGCTGGAACGCAACCCCGGCCCCGCCCGGGACGTCATCCGGAAGGCGATCTCCGCAGCGCAGGCCCGGATGGCCGCCCGCAAGGCCCGGGACAATGCCCGCCGGAAGAGCCCGCTGGAATCCTTTGGCATGCCAGGCAAGCTCTCCGACTGCTCCTCGAAGAATCCGGAGAAGTGCGAGGTCTACATCGTGGAGGGCGACTCCGCCGGCGGGTCCGCCAAGCGCGGACGCAATCCGGAGACCCAGGCCATCCTGCCCCTCCGCGGAAAGATCCTGAACGTGGAGCGGGCGCGCCTGGACAAGGCGCTGGGCAACGCCGAAGTCCAGTCCATGATCACGGCCTTCGGAACCGGCATTGGCGAGGACTTCGACCTCTCCAAGCTGCGGTACCACAAGATCGTCCTGATGGCGGACGCCGACGTGGACGGCCAGCACATCACAACCCTGCTGATGACCCTGCTGTTCCGGTACATGCGCCCCCTCATTGAGCACGGCTACGTCTACCTGGCCCAGCCGCCGCTGTACCGCATCAAATGGTCCAACGCAGCCCACGATTACGTCTACAGCGACCGCGAACGCGACGCGAAACTCGTGGCAGGCCAGGCCGCGGGACGCCGGATTCCCAAGGACAACGGCATCCAGCGCTACAAGGGCCTCGGCGAAATGGATTACACCGAACTATGGGATACCACCATGGATCCGGACCACCGCACGCTGCTCCAGGTCACCATGGACGACGCCCTCGCGGCGGACCAGATCTTCTCGGTCCTGATGGGCGAGGACGTTGAATCGCGCCGTAACTTCATTCAGCAGAACGCCAAGGACGTCAGGTTCCTCGATATCTAG
- a CDS encoding DUF3566 domain-containing protein, producing MSNPDSFPKSNSTVPDGSRPSAAPRVNAPVRPQQRPAAAAGAPGQRPAVPGQRPAQGDRPAGQPGQRPMGQPGQRPAPGQRPPSGSPGQGTPGLVKPAPKAKVRRARLLISKVDPWSVLKMAFLLSVALGIVTVVAAIVLWTVLDLTGIFDQVDSLLGTLAGTEGGGFELKKVASLGQVASFATIIAVVNVVLLTALSMLSAVLYNISATLVGGIGVTLTDD from the coding sequence GTGAGTAATCCCGACTCATTTCCCAAGTCGAACAGTACCGTTCCCGACGGCAGCCGGCCCTCAGCCGCTCCGCGGGTAAACGCCCCCGTTCGTCCGCAGCAGCGCCCTGCCGCAGCTGCCGGTGCCCCGGGGCAGCGCCCCGCGGTTCCCGGCCAGCGCCCGGCCCAGGGCGACCGGCCGGCAGGACAGCCGGGCCAGCGTCCCATGGGACAGCCCGGCCAGCGCCCGGCACCCGGCCAGCGTCCGCCGTCGGGCTCTCCCGGGCAAGGCACCCCCGGCCTGGTCAAGCCTGCTCCGAAAGCCAAGGTCCGGCGTGCACGGCTGCTGATCAGCAAGGTGGACCCGTGGTCCGTCCTCAAGATGGCATTCCTGCTGTCCGTGGCACTGGGAATTGTCACGGTGGTGGCCGCCATTGTCCTGTGGACCGTTCTTGACCTCACGGGCATTTTCGACCAGGTGGACAGCCTGTTGGGTACCCTGGCTGGCACCGAGGGCGGCGGCTTTGAGTTGAAGAAGGTTGCTTCCCTGGGACAGGTGGCATCCTTCGCCACCATCATCGCGGTGGTGAACGTGGTCCTGCTGACCGCTCTCTCCATGCTCTCCGCCGTGCTCTACAACATCTCTGCCACCCTGGTGGGCGGCATTGGCGTTACCCTCACGGACGACTAG
- a CDS encoding DLW-39 family protein encodes MKKLLVLAAAIAGVLLYRKAQESEARKDVWSKSTDSVD; translated from the coding sequence GTGAAGAAGTTGCTTGTATTGGCAGCGGCGATCGCAGGCGTCCTGCTCTACCGGAAAGCACAGGAATCCGAAGCCCGGAAAGATGTCTGGAGCAAGTCAACCGACTCGGTAGACTAG
- the gnd gene encoding phosphogluconate dehydrogenase (NAD(+)-dependent, decarboxylating), with product MHIGLIGLGKMGFNMRERLRKGGVEVTGFDRNPDVTDVATLNELLAAVPVPRLIWVMVPAGEITDAVIKELGDKLTEGDLVIDGGNSRFTEDQKHGELLAAKGIRFADCGVSGGVWGLQNGYGLMAGGDAADIERALPVFDALRPEGEREDSFVHVGGIGAGHYAKMVHNGIEYGLMQAYAEGYQLLASKDIISDLPGTFRAWQKGTVVRSWLLDLLVKALDEDPGLQNIDDYVEDSGEGRWTVEEAIANAIPAPAITAALFARFESREDSSPAMKMVSALRHQFGGHATRPAK from the coding sequence ATGCACATTGGACTGATCGGCCTTGGCAAAATGGGATTCAATATGCGCGAACGCCTGCGCAAGGGCGGCGTGGAGGTCACGGGCTTCGACCGGAACCCCGATGTCACGGACGTCGCAACCCTCAATGAACTCCTTGCCGCAGTCCCGGTGCCGCGGCTGATCTGGGTGATGGTTCCCGCCGGCGAGATCACGGACGCCGTCATCAAAGAACTGGGCGACAAGCTCACCGAGGGCGACCTGGTGATCGACGGCGGAAACTCGCGCTTCACCGAGGACCAGAAACACGGCGAACTCCTCGCTGCCAAGGGAATCCGCTTCGCGGACTGCGGCGTGTCCGGCGGAGTCTGGGGCCTGCAGAACGGCTACGGCCTGATGGCAGGCGGCGATGCGGCGGACATTGAACGCGCACTTCCGGTGTTTGATGCCCTGCGCCCGGAGGGCGAACGCGAGGACAGCTTTGTCCACGTCGGCGGTATCGGCGCAGGCCACTACGCCAAGATGGTCCACAACGGGATCGAATACGGCCTGATGCAGGCGTACGCCGAGGGCTACCAGCTGCTGGCTTCCAAGGACATCATCAGCGACCTTCCCGGCACGTTCCGCGCCTGGCAAAAAGGCACGGTGGTCCGGTCCTGGCTGCTGGACCTGCTGGTCAAGGCACTTGATGAGGACCCGGGGCTGCAGAACATCGACGACTACGTCGAGGATTCGGGCGAGGGCAGGTGGACCGTGGAAGAGGCCATCGCCAACGCAATTCCCGCTCCGGCCATCACGGCGGCACTGTTCGCCCGCTTCGAATCGCGCGAGGACAGCTCCCCGGCCATGAAGATGGTGTCCGCACTGCGCCACCAGTTCGGCGGACACGCCACCCGTCCCGCCAAGTAG